In Magnetospirillum sp. XM-1, a single window of DNA contains:
- a CDS encoding DUF4337 domain-containing protein: protein MEAHETHETIHEVAHHEHHAEHAHKEGKTSRNKKIAVLISVLAALLAIIEASGKSAQNTSLAANIHANDLWAFYQAKHIRSTMLRTSADMLELAAPPSEAIAKKAGDWRATAARYDSEPETGEGRKELAAKAKAEEAKRDKALSAYHMFEYGAAALQIAIVLASASVVTGMLALSFVAGGLGAVGIAFGLLGWLAPTLIHL from the coding sequence ATGGAAGCCCACGAGACGCACGAGACCATCCACGAGGTGGCGCACCACGAGCATCATGCGGAACACGCCCACAAGGAGGGCAAGACCAGCCGCAACAAGAAGATCGCGGTGCTGATCAGCGTTCTCGCCGCCCTGCTGGCCATCATCGAGGCCAGCGGCAAGAGCGCCCAGAACACCTCGCTGGCCGCCAATATCCACGCCAACGACCTGTGGGCCTTCTACCAGGCCAAGCACATCCGCTCGACCATGCTGCGGACTTCGGCGGACATGCTGGAACTGGCGGCGCCCCCGTCCGAGGCCATCGCCAAGAAGGCCGGCGACTGGCGCGCCACCGCGGCCCGCTACGATTCCGAGCCGGAGACCGGCGAGGGCCGCAAGGAGCTGGCCGCCAAGGCCAAGGCCGAGGAAGCCAAGCGCGACAAGGCCCTGTCGGCCTATCACATGTTCGAATACGGCGCCGCCGCCCTGCAGATCGCCATCGTCCTGGCCTCGGCCTCGGTGGTGACCGGCATGCTGGCCCTGTCCTTCGTGGCGGGCGGCCTGGGCGCGGTGGGTATCGCCTTCGGATTGTTGGGCTGGCTGGCGCCGACCCTGATTCATCTGTAG
- a CDS encoding prephenate dehydratase, protein MTDAPHPETAIAFQGEPGAYSHLACRNAYPGMQPLPCATFEDTFAAVREGRARYAMIPIENSVAGRVADVHHLMPYAGLHIIAEHFERISHHLLAVKGATLETIKSVKSHVHALGQCRNLIGQMGLKVIVGSDTAGAAAEVAQKGDPTLAAIASELAAEAYGLVSLKAGIEDAEHNTTRFVVLAREALEPNPNLPCVTTFVFRVRNRPAALYKAMGGFATNGINMTRLESYMVGGEFAATQFFADVEGHPTQRNLRLALEELDFFSHEVRILGVYPRHPFRMKAAAGAE, encoded by the coding sequence ATGACCGACGCTCCGCATCCCGAAACCGCCATCGCCTTCCAGGGCGAGCCCGGCGCCTATTCGCATCTGGCCTGCCGCAACGCCTATCCCGGCATGCAGCCGCTGCCTTGCGCCACCTTCGAGGACACCTTCGCCGCCGTGCGCGAGGGCCGCGCCCGCTACGCCATGATCCCCATCGAGAACTCGGTGGCGGGCCGCGTGGCCGACGTGCATCACCTGATGCCCTATGCCGGCCTGCACATCATCGCCGAGCATTTCGAGCGCATCAGCCACCACCTGCTGGCGGTCAAGGGCGCCACGCTCGAGACCATCAAGTCGGTCAAAAGCCATGTCCACGCCCTGGGCCAGTGCCGCAACCTGATCGGCCAGATGGGGCTTAAGGTGATTGTCGGCTCCGACACCGCCGGCGCCGCCGCCGAGGTGGCCCAGAAGGGCGACCCGACGCTGGCCGCCATCGCCTCGGAACTGGCGGCCGAGGCCTATGGCCTGGTGTCGCTCAAGGCGGGGATCGAGGACGCCGAGCACAACACCACCCGCTTCGTGGTGCTGGCGCGCGAGGCGCTCGAGCCCAACCCCAACCTGCCTTGCGTCACCACCTTCGTCTTCAGGGTGCGCAACCGTCCGGCAGCGCTGTACAAGGCCATGGGCGGCTTCGCCACCAACGGCATCAACATGACCCGGCTGGAAAGCTACATGGTGGGCGGCGAGTTTGCCGCCACCCAGTTCTTCGCCGACGTGGAGGGCCACCCCACCCAGCGCAACCTGCGCCTGGCCCTGGAGGAGCTGGACTTCTTCAGCCACGAGGTCCGCATCCTGGGCGTCTATCCCCGGCATCCCTTCCGCATGAAGGCCGCCGCCGGGGCGGAGTAG
- the acs gene encoding acetate--CoA ligase, with translation MSEVYPVPAETAKNALIDDKKYNEWYERSVKDPDGFWGEHGKRIDWIKPFTKVKNVSYSGDVSIKWFEDGTLNVAANCLDRHLATRKDQTAIIWEGDDPGESAHITYGDLHERVCRLSNAMTDLGVKKGDRVTIYLPMIPEAAVAMLACARIGAVHSIVFGGFSPDALGGRIQDCDSSLLITADEGLRGGRKVPLKANADKALETCWSCKNVIVVKRTGGNVHMVSGRDHWYHELVEKAAPTHTPVEMSAEDPLFILYTSGSTGKPKGVLHTSGGYLVYASMTHQYVFDYHEGEIYWCTADVGWVTGHSYIVYGPLANGAITLMFEGIPNYPTVSRFWDVVDKHKVNIFYTAPTAIRSLMREGEEPVKKTSRKSLRLLGSVGEPINPEAWTWYHRVVGDGRCPIVDTWWQTETGGILITPLPGATPLKPGSATRPFFGVKPVMVDAEGKVLEGKVEGNLCLAEPGWPGQMRTVYGDHERFIQTYFATYKGMYFTGDGARRDEDGYYWITGRVDDVINVSGHRMGTAEVESALVAHPKVAEAAVVGYPHDIKGQGIYAYVTLVSGEEPSEDLRKELVNWVRKEIGPIASPDLIQWSPGLPKTRSGKIMRRILRKIAENDFGSLGDTSTLADPSVVDDLIDSRMNRG, from the coding sequence ATGTCCGAGGTCTATCCTGTTCCCGCTGAGACGGCGAAAAACGCTCTCATCGACGACAAGAAGTACAATGAGTGGTACGAGCGCTCGGTGAAGGACCCCGACGGGTTCTGGGGCGAGCACGGCAAGCGTATCGACTGGATCAAGCCCTTCACCAAGGTGAAGAACGTCTCCTATTCCGGCGACGTCAGCATCAAGTGGTTCGAGGACGGCACGCTGAACGTGGCCGCCAACTGCCTGGACCGCCACCTGGCGACCCGCAAGGACCAGACCGCCATCATCTGGGAGGGCGACGACCCGGGCGAGTCCGCCCACATCACCTATGGCGACCTGCATGAACGGGTGTGCCGCCTGTCCAACGCCATGACCGACCTGGGCGTCAAGAAGGGTGACCGCGTCACCATCTACCTGCCCATGATCCCCGAGGCCGCCGTCGCCATGCTGGCCTGTGCCCGCATCGGCGCCGTCCATTCCATCGTGTTCGGCGGCTTCTCGCCCGACGCCCTGGGCGGCCGCATCCAGGATTGCGATTCCTCGCTGCTGATCACCGCCGACGAAGGTCTGCGCGGCGGCCGCAAGGTGCCGCTGAAGGCCAATGCCGACAAGGCGCTGGAGACCTGCTGGTCGTGCAAGAACGTCATCGTCGTCAAGCGCACCGGCGGCAACGTCCACATGGTCTCGGGCCGTGACCACTGGTACCACGAACTGGTGGAGAAGGCCGCTCCGACCCACACCCCGGTGGAGATGAGCGCCGAGGATCCGCTGTTCATCCTCTACACCTCGGGCTCCACCGGCAAGCCCAAGGGCGTGCTGCACACCTCGGGCGGCTACCTGGTGTACGCCTCCATGACCCACCAGTACGTCTTCGACTACCACGAGGGCGAGATCTACTGGTGCACCGCCGACGTGGGCTGGGTGACCGGCCACTCCTACATCGTCTACGGCCCGCTGGCCAACGGCGCCATCACCCTGATGTTCGAGGGCATCCCCAACTACCCGACCGTGTCGCGGTTCTGGGACGTGGTGGACAAGCACAAGGTCAACATCTTCTACACCGCGCCGACCGCCATCCGCTCGCTGATGCGCGAAGGCGAGGAGCCGGTGAAGAAGACCAGCCGCAAGTCGCTGCGCCTGCTGGGTTCGGTGGGCGAGCCCATCAACCCCGAGGCCTGGACCTGGTATCACCGCGTGGTGGGTGACGGCCGTTGCCCCATCGTCGACACCTGGTGGCAGACCGAGACCGGCGGCATCCTGATCACTCCGCTGCCGGGCGCCACGCCGCTGAAGCCCGGTTCGGCCACCCGTCCGTTCTTCGGCGTCAAGCCGGTGATGGTCGACGCCGAGGGCAAGGTCCTGGAAGGCAAGGTCGAGGGCAACCTCTGCCTGGCCGAGCCCGGCTGGCCCGGCCAGATGCGTACCGTCTACGGCGACCACGAGCGTTTCATCCAGACGTACTTCGCCACCTACAAGGGCATGTACTTCACCGGTGACGGCGCGCGACGCGACGAGGACGGCTATTACTGGATCACCGGCCGCGTGGACGACGTGATCAACGTCTCCGGTCACCGCATGGGCACCGCCGAGGTGGAATCCGCCCTGGTCGCCCATCCCAAGGTGGCCGAGGCCGCCGTGGTCGGCTATCCGCACGACATCAAGGGCCAGGGCATCTACGCCTACGTCACCCTGGTGTCGGGCGAAGAGCCCTCCGAGGATCTGCGCAAGGAACTGGTCAACTGGGTCCGCAAGGAAATCGGCCCCATCGCCAGCCCCGACCTGATCCAGTGGTCGCCGGGCCTGCCCAAGACCCGTTCGGGCAAGATCATGCGCCGCATCCTGCGCAAGATCGCCGAGAACGACTTCGGCTCGCTGGGCGACACCTCGACGCTGGCCGATCCCAGCGTGGTCGACGACCTCATCGACAGCCGCATGAATCGCGGTTAA
- the hisN gene encoding histidinol-phosphatase has protein sequence MTACAPEFIALAEKLADAARPVVAKYFRTPVAVDDKADASPVTIADREVEAAMRAILAAEAPAHGILGEEHGRENCDAEYVWVLDPIDGTAAFITGKPSFGTLISLARNGTPILGVIDQAFTDERWLGAAGRPTTLNGRPARVRACPDLAHAYAFTTAPELFCEKTRPAWDRIAASCKRPRYGCDCYAYALLSSGFCDLVVEAGLKPYDFSALVPVIEGAGGIMTDWSGKPLTIHSDGKVCAAGDKRLHAEALRVLNQ, from the coding sequence ATGACCGCCTGCGCCCCCGAATTCATCGCCCTGGCCGAGAAACTGGCCGACGCCGCCCGCCCGGTGGTAGCCAAGTACTTCCGCACCCCCGTCGCGGTGGACGACAAGGCCGATGCCAGCCCGGTGACCATCGCCGACCGCGAGGTGGAGGCCGCCATGCGCGCCATCCTGGCCGCCGAGGCGCCCGCCCACGGCATCCTGGGCGAGGAGCACGGGCGGGAGAATTGCGACGCCGAATACGTCTGGGTGCTGGACCCCATCGACGGCACGGCGGCCTTCATCACCGGCAAGCCCAGCTTTGGTACCCTGATCAGCCTGGCCCGGAATGGAACGCCGATCCTGGGCGTGATCGACCAGGCCTTCACCGACGAGCGCTGGCTGGGCGCTGCGGGCCGCCCCACCACCTTGAACGGCCGGCCGGCGCGGGTGCGCGCCTGTCCCGATCTGGCCCACGCTTACGCCTTCACCACCGCGCCGGAACTGTTCTGCGAGAAGACCCGCCCGGCCTGGGACCGCATCGCGGCTTCGTGCAAGCGGCCCCGTTACGGCTGCGACTGCTACGCCTATGCCCTGCTGTCGTCGGGCTTCTGCGATCTCGTGGTGGAGGCGGGGCTCAAGCCCTACGACTTCTCCGCCCTGGTGCCGGTGATCGAGGGAGCGGGTGGAATTATGACCGACTGGTCGGGTAAGCCGCTCACCATTCATTCCGACGGCAAGGTCTGCGCCGCCGGCGACAAGCGGCTGCACGCCGAGGCGCTGCGGGTTCTCAACCAATGA
- a CDS encoding bacteriohemerythrin, translating into MSIAWDEALAVGDPSIDADHRRMIVLIAELEAAAGGEIDCAAIGRTLRDLAALCREHFAREEALQQAVGFPETEAHRTAHDMLLKRLDSVLAHYSEGGDEVRTGIVRTLGDSLATWLVSHIVNNDMEFKPYVATAG; encoded by the coding sequence ATGTCAATCGCCTGGGACGAGGCGCTGGCGGTCGGCGATCCGAGCATCGATGCCGACCACCGGCGGATGATCGTGCTGATCGCCGAGCTCGAGGCAGCGGCGGGCGGAGAGATCGACTGCGCCGCAATCGGCCGGACCTTGCGGGACCTGGCCGCCCTGTGCCGCGAGCACTTCGCCCGCGAGGAGGCCTTGCAGCAGGCCGTCGGCTTTCCCGAAACCGAGGCCCATCGCACCGCCCACGACATGCTGCTGAAGCGCCTCGATTCCGTGCTGGCCCATTATTCCGAGGGCGGCGACGAGGTGCGGACCGGCATCGTGCGCACCCTGGGCGATTCGCTGGCCACCTGGCTGGTCAGCCACATCGTCAACAACGACATGGAATTCAAGCCCTACGTGGCGACGGCCGGCTAA
- a CDS encoding glycosyltransferase family 2 protein: MTSLAVPELSVVVPVKNEAENIRPLLDEIHMALQGKVEFEVVYVDDGSDDDTPAALEQARVIHPRLRVVRHKASCGQSQAVATGVRHAAGKLIATLDGDGQNDPADLPAMLDHWRSQPDDVRPRLMITGWRANRRDDGIRRLSSKVANSIRSKLLRDRTPDSGSGIKLLPRELFLDLPRFDHMHRFMAALVIRAGGSVEVVKVNHRPRERGTSKYGVWNRLWVGIVDLFGVMWLMRRARNPVVESKE; encoded by the coding sequence GTGACCAGCCTTGCCGTTCCTGAGCTGTCGGTGGTCGTCCCGGTCAAGAACGAGGCCGAGAACATCCGTCCGCTGCTGGACGAGATCCACATGGCGCTTCAGGGCAAGGTGGAGTTCGAGGTCGTCTACGTCGACGACGGTTCCGACGACGACACTCCGGCCGCTCTGGAACAGGCCCGGGTCATCCACCCCCGCCTTCGGGTGGTCCGCCACAAGGCCAGCTGCGGCCAGAGCCAGGCGGTCGCCACCGGTGTGCGCCATGCCGCCGGCAAGCTGATCGCCACCCTGGACGGCGACGGCCAGAACGATCCCGCCGACCTTCCCGCCATGCTGGACCACTGGCGCTCGCAGCCCGACGACGTCCGGCCCCGGCTGATGATCACCGGCTGGCGCGCCAACCGCCGCGACGACGGAATCCGCCGGCTGTCCTCGAAAGTGGCCAATTCCATCCGTTCCAAGCTGCTTCGCGACCGGACCCCGGATTCGGGCAGCGGCATCAAGCTGTTGCCGCGCGAGCTGTTCCTGGACCTGCCCCGCTTCGACCACATGCACCGCTTCATGGCCGCCCTGGTGATCCGGGCCGGCGGCTCGGTCGAGGTGGTCAAGGTCAACCACCGCCCGCGCGAGCGCGGCACCTCCAAGTACGGAGTGTGGAACCGCCTGTGGGTGGGCATCGTCGATCTGTTCGGCGTCATGTGGCTGATGCGCCGGGCCCGGAACCCGGTCGTCGAGAGCAAAGAGTGA
- a CDS encoding Rieske (2Fe-2S) protein produces the protein MTVLCPLDAIPDPGAREFRAMVDGEARRVFVVRKDGQVFGYVNSCPHVGAPLNLEDDKFLDLFQTSILCANHFALFDIESGACTRGPCQGRSLQPFPVEVRDGDVVRKA, from the coding sequence GTGACCGTTCTCTGCCCCCTGGACGCCATCCCCGACCCCGGGGCGCGGGAGTTCCGCGCCATGGTGGACGGGGAGGCGCGCCGGGTCTTCGTGGTCAGGAAGGACGGGCAGGTGTTCGGCTACGTCAATTCCTGCCCACATGTGGGGGCGCCGCTCAACCTGGAGGACGACAAGTTCCTGGACCTGTTCCAGACCTCCATCCTGTGCGCCAATCATTTCGCCCTGTTCGACATCGAGAGCGGGGCCTGCACCCGCGGCCCCTGCCAGGGGCGCTCGCTCCAGCCGTTTCCCGTCGAGGTTCGGGACGGCGACGTGGTGCGAAAGGCTTAA
- a CDS encoding YciI family protein: MFMVQCKDKPGHLQTRLDNRPAHLEYVKGFLDKIVVGGPLLSDDGQAMIGSAFVIDFDDRAELDAFLANDPYAKAGLFESVIVNRYKKVLP, translated from the coding sequence ATGTTCATGGTCCAGTGTAAGGACAAGCCCGGTCATCTTCAGACCCGCCTCGACAACCGTCCCGCCCATCTGGAATACGTGAAGGGCTTTCTCGACAAGATCGTGGTCGGCGGCCCGCTGCTGTCCGACGACGGCCAGGCCATGATCGGCAGCGCCTTCGTCATCGACTTCGACGACCGCGCCGAGCTGGACGCCTTCCTGGCCAATGACCCTTATGCCAAGGCCGGCCTGTTCGAGAGCGTCATCGTCAACCGCTACAAGAAGGTCCTGCCCTGA
- a CDS encoding acetyl-CoA carboxylase carboxyltransferase subunit alpha, producing the protein MHILEFEKPIAELEGKIEELRHLSDGGDVNIADEVSKLQAKVDKLLRSTYAKLTPWQKTQVARHPERPHTLAYISALVEDFTPLAGDRAFAEDQAIIGGLGRFRGRSVMVIGHEKGHDTESRLKHNFGMAKPEGYRKARRLMEMADHFQVPILTLVDTAGAYPGVDAEARGQAEAIARSIETCLDVRVPLVSVIIGEGGSGGAIALATGNTVLMLEHAIYSVISPEGCASILWRSAENAKDAAEQLRLTAQDLHKLGIIDSVVPEPMGGAHRNTDLMMQTLAMAVDSALRDLAGVEGGILRARRREKFLEMGRAGLS; encoded by the coding sequence ATGCATATCCTTGAATTCGAAAAGCCCATCGCCGAGCTCGAGGGCAAGATTGAGGAGCTGCGGCACCTGTCCGATGGCGGCGACGTCAACATCGCCGACGAGGTGTCCAAGCTTCAGGCCAAGGTCGACAAGCTGCTGCGTTCGACCTACGCCAAGCTCACGCCGTGGCAGAAGACGCAGGTGGCCCGCCACCCCGAGCGTCCGCACACGCTGGCCTACATCTCTGCGCTGGTCGAGGACTTCACGCCGCTGGCCGGCGACCGCGCCTTCGCCGAGGATCAGGCGATCATCGGCGGCCTGGGCCGGTTCCGGGGCCGCTCGGTGATGGTCATCGGCCACGAGAAGGGCCACGACACCGAAAGCCGCCTGAAGCATAATTTCGGCATGGCCAAGCCCGAGGGCTACCGCAAGGCGCGTCGCCTGATGGAGATGGCCGACCATTTCCAGGTGCCGATCCTCACCCTGGTGGACACCGCCGGCGCCTATCCCGGCGTCGACGCCGAGGCCCGCGGCCAGGCCGAGGCCATCGCGCGCTCCATCGAGACCTGCCTGGACGTGCGCGTCCCGCTGGTTTCGGTGATCATCGGCGAGGGCGGTTCGGGCGGCGCCATCGCGCTGGCCACCGGCAACACCGTTCTGATGCTCGAACACGCCATCTATTCGGTGATCAGCCCCGAGGGCTGCGCCTCGATCCTGTGGCGCTCGGCCGAGAACGCCAAGGACGCCGCCGAGCAGCTGCGCCTCACCGCCCAGGACCTGCACAAGCTGGGCATCATCGATTCCGTGGTGCCCGAGCCCATGGGCGGAGCGCACCGCAATACCGACCTGATGATGCAGACCCTGGCCATGGCCGTGGATTCGGCGCTGCGCGACCTTGCGGGCGTGGAAGGCGGCATCCTGCGGGCCCGCCGGCGCGAGAAATTCCTGGAGATGGGGCGGGCGGGCCTGTCGTGA
- a CDS encoding EVE domain-containing protein, whose product MAFWLVKSEPGAWSWDDQVRDGVTAWTGVRNFQACNNLKAMKLGDRAFFYHSVDEKRIVGIVEVAREAYPDPTAEDPRWMCPDLKAVTPLVRPVTLAEIKADPRLADLALVRQSRLSVTPVDETSWGILCGLGGVKA is encoded by the coding sequence ATGGCCTTCTGGCTGGTCAAGTCCGAGCCCGGCGCCTGGTCGTGGGACGATCAGGTGCGCGACGGCGTGACCGCCTGGACCGGAGTGCGCAACTTCCAGGCCTGCAACAACCTGAAGGCCATGAAGCTGGGCGACCGGGCGTTCTTCTACCACTCGGTGGACGAGAAGCGCATCGTCGGCATCGTCGAGGTGGCGCGCGAAGCCTATCCCGACCCCACCGCCGAGGATCCCCGCTGGATGTGCCCCGATTTGAAGGCGGTGACGCCCCTGGTCCGGCCGGTGACCCTGGCCGAGATCAAGGCCGACCCCCGTCTGGCCGACCTGGCCCTGGTGCGCCAGAGCCGGCTGTCGGTGACGCCGGTGGACGAAACCTCCTGGGGCATTCTCTGCGGCCTGGGCGGGGTAAAGGCGTGA
- a CDS encoding alpha/beta hydrolase, producing the protein MIMAKTVLGLGGVYLLLVGFVALTQRGMIYHPDSTRVRPDEAGLPEMVPVPIKSADGWIATSWYAPPKGANRPTIVFFHGNSGAQADRAHKARAFLDAGFGVLMAGYRGFGGNGGRPSEKGLYADAEAVVRWLTGQGLASRRLVLYGESLGSGIAMEMAIRHEVMMVVLESPFTSLADLAPAYVLPPLAQLLTRDRYDNLIKAPSLRVPLLVVHGDKDGLVPVTMGHAVLNAADTVKEGLFLPEAHHNDLWEHGAGKRIIDFITRRLL; encoded by the coding sequence ATGATCATGGCCAAGACGGTGCTGGGCCTGGGCGGGGTGTACCTGCTTCTGGTCGGTTTCGTCGCCCTGACCCAGCGCGGCATGATCTATCACCCCGATTCCACCCGCGTGCGGCCGGACGAGGCGGGCCTGCCCGAAATGGTGCCGGTGCCCATCAAGTCGGCCGACGGCTGGATCGCCACCAGCTGGTATGCGCCGCCCAAGGGCGCCAACCGGCCGACCATCGTGTTCTTTCACGGCAATTCCGGCGCCCAGGCCGACCGCGCCCATAAGGCCCGCGCCTTCCTCGACGCCGGGTTCGGCGTGCTGATGGCCGGCTATCGGGGCTTTGGCGGCAATGGCGGCCGCCCCAGCGAGAAAGGCCTCTACGCCGACGCCGAGGCGGTGGTCCGTTGGCTGACCGGCCAGGGCTTGGCTTCGCGCCGCCTGGTGCTCTACGGCGAATCGCTGGGCTCGGGGATAGCCATGGAAATGGCCATCCGCCACGAGGTGATGATGGTGGTGCTGGAAAGCCCGTTCACCTCGCTGGCCGACCTGGCGCCCGCCTATGTGCTGCCGCCGCTCGCCCAGTTGCTGACGCGCGACCGCTACGACAACCTGATCAAGGCGCCCAGCCTGCGGGTGCCGCTCCTGGTGGTTCACGGTGACAAGGACGGCCTGGTGCCGGTCACCATGGGCCACGCGGTGCTCAACGCCGCCGATACCGTCAAGGAAGGCCTGTTCCTGCCCGAGGCCCATCACAACGACCTGTGGGAGCACGGCGCCGGCAAGCGGATCATCGACTTCATCACGCGGCGGCTGTTGTAA
- a CDS encoding 3-deoxy-manno-octulosonate cytidylyltransferase has protein sequence MAALNPIIVIPARMHATRLPGKPLADIHGLPMIVQVWRRSMEAGLGPVVVACAEKEILDAVEAHGGKAVLTDPDHPSGSDRVWEAVRKVDPAGKYDAVVNVQGDLPTLDPAVVRDVFAPLAEPGVDLSTLIAEITVEEERTNPNVVKAVVGLEPGQRVGRALYFSRATVPANEGPHYHHIGLYAYRRAALERFVSLPQGVLERREKLEQLRALENGMRIDCALVDTVPLGVDTPADLERARALLKA, from the coding sequence ATGGCCGCGCTGAACCCCATCATCGTCATTCCCGCCCGCATGCACGCCACCCGCCTGCCCGGCAAGCCGCTGGCCGACATCCATGGCCTGCCGATGATCGTCCAGGTGTGGCGGCGCTCCATGGAGGCGGGGCTGGGGCCGGTGGTGGTGGCCTGCGCCGAGAAGGAGATTCTCGATGCGGTCGAGGCCCATGGCGGCAAGGCGGTGCTGACCGACCCCGACCACCCGTCCGGCTCGGACCGGGTGTGGGAGGCGGTGCGCAAGGTGGACCCGGCGGGCAAGTACGACGCGGTGGTCAACGTCCAGGGCGACCTGCCCACCCTGGATCCGGCGGTGGTGCGCGACGTCTTCGCCCCCCTGGCCGAGCCGGGTGTCGACCTTTCCACCCTGATCGCCGAGATTACGGTGGAGGAGGAGCGGACCAACCCCAACGTGGTCAAGGCGGTGGTGGGCCTGGAGCCGGGCCAGAGGGTCGGCCGGGCGCTGTATTTCAGCCGCGCCACCGTGCCGGCCAACGAGGGTCCGCACTACCATCATATCGGGCTCTACGCCTATCGCCGGGCGGCGCTGGAGCGTTTCGTCAGCCTGCCCCAGGGCGTGTTGGAGCGGCGCGAGAAGCTGGAGCAGCTGCGCGCCCTGGAAAACGGCATGCGCATCGACTGCGCCTTGGTTGACACGGTTCCGCTGGGTGTCGATACTCCCGCCGACCTGGAACGGGCGCGCGCCCTCCTGAAAGCCTGA
- the nth gene encoding endonuclease III, producing the protein MTPKQADRFYALLAERNPDPKSDLEYSDPYTLLVAVVLSAQATDAGVNKATRPLFAKVNTPQAMVALGEEGLAEAIRTIGLYKTKAKNVIELSRRLLNLHGGRVPHDREALEALPGVGRKTANVVLNIAFNEPTIAVDTHCFRVANRTGLAPGKTVEAVEQGLMKATPAKWLQHAHHWLILHGRYVCKARKPDCPSCVVRDLCAFEGKDAL; encoded by the coding sequence ATGACGCCCAAGCAGGCCGACCGCTTCTACGCCCTTTTGGCCGAGCGCAATCCCGATCCCAAGAGCGATCTGGAATATTCCGATCCCTACACCCTGCTGGTGGCGGTGGTGCTGTCCGCCCAGGCCACCGACGCGGGCGTCAACAAGGCGACGCGGCCGCTGTTCGCCAAGGTGAATACCCCCCAGGCCATGGTGGCACTGGGCGAGGAAGGGCTGGCCGAAGCCATCCGCACCATCGGCCTCTACAAGACCAAGGCGAAGAACGTCATCGAACTGTCGCGCCGGCTGCTGAACCTGCATGGCGGCCGGGTTCCCCATGACCGCGAGGCGCTGGAGGCGCTGCCCGGCGTGGGGCGCAAGACCGCCAACGTGGTGCTCAACATCGCCTTCAATGAGCCCACCATCGCGGTGGACACCCATTGCTTCCGCGTCGCCAACCGCACCGGTCTGGCGCCGGGTAAGACGGTCGAGGCGGTGGAGCAGGGATTGATGAAGGCGACGCCGGCCAAGTGGCTGCAGCATGCCCACCACTGGCTGATCCTGCACGGCCGCTACGTCTGCAAGGCCAGGAAGCCCGACTGCCCGTCCTGCGTGGTGCGCGATCTGTGTGCCTTCGAGGGCAAGGACGCCCTTTAG
- a CDS encoding DUF1330 domain-containing protein gives MPAYLIVDTQLDDPDAYEEYKAKARPHIERWGGEYLARGGELTLRESDLWSPTRMVLMRFPDVETAKACLDSPEYQEIVKISRASARRTVVILDGL, from the coding sequence ATGCCCGCCTATCTGATCGTCGACACCCAGCTGGACGATCCCGACGCTTACGAGGAATACAAGGCCAAGGCCCGCCCCCACATCGAGCGCTGGGGCGGCGAATATCTGGCCCGGGGGGGTGAGTTGACGCTCCGCGAGAGCGATCTGTGGTCGCCCACCCGCATGGTGCTGATGCGCTTTCCCGACGTCGAGACGGCCAAGGCGTGCCTGGACAGCCCGGAATACCAGGAGATCGTCAAGATCAGCCGGGCCTCGGCCCGGCGTACGGTGGTGATCCTGGACGGGCTGTGA